A window of the Harmonia axyridis chromosome 5, icHarAxyr1.1, whole genome shotgun sequence genome harbors these coding sequences:
- the LOC123680362 gene encoding trafficking kinesin-binding protein milt isoform X1: MRFWYRRVYAVVRPLVRPPSHLSSPIYGRWIVQGRLVLSRHRRELCSREALPEVEIISLLEEQIPKYKLRADTLTKFGGYENQDWFIPSPALQVDEADLKLSPDQIRETLNYFLLCSDRVSQMTKTYDDIEAVTRLLEEKEKDLELTARIGKELLQSNNKLENTIAYLENDHRAALEKITQLTHECQKKTELIQILTNDMDDACYEMASNTGKVNLELLNKKISNLQDENKQLKVEFHRLAQDTRDVENQERRLLSDLTGQLSCANSSMGYLEGEIDRLKDETRVQQDLIQSLQDQLKINEERFVKCLGDNEELSSLLQITKDNQGSLAIELSEFKARYYEVHNLLQDAQEQIRKLRKKQQPGARISFFSSLGAASGVAPFDSLHNELEMSLHSELSADSGISESVPQYKKVFETVRCASRSSLSSQDSGTGSAIIHPTLGGTISSSSVAAGYGGSGPRMSFKTQTASDLRRSSGSIYNNSSLGYPSLESSVTSQSDTEFGLVSDSDEGYPAGQSKGIPGIPGATDIEAALKRLTPGEVLARRSNLQFGPAFGGYDGETSVPFGCRTPDSLMSTGSGHYRGWKLPEKLQIVKPMEGSLTLHHWSQLAQPSFAGLLEERPGVKVRGGKELEELGLESYGLEDLEEDEEYSNPGKIFDSSAPTYTMTTSMVMHPDDGTFITPSNRTSRVTSVCSSIQNSPPQTPMLSRRNSCSTFSTTFGLAKMLNERGIKAVTPSAINSPSGPNSFTPTATPCNSPDASPDHSRSSSPERQPEAFSLPQLILSSVPQFLRDSMGGGVKKKTSFRASRRGKKAESIVGRIERIGISNLMGNPGSLSITAGMYARPGLNSPMAQLTCLLPSKSTENLSHIGNKVPPSVHSAPAPAPSDSGMGVPGRPGSGALSRRLEQLNSRKQRRANGVTRPDLGTVSTSKTPEEQTPPGGCSTLGTLSSLLFGRKGGLF; encoded by the exons gaTACGAGAATCAGGACTGGTTCATTCCATCTCCGGCCTTGCAAGTGGACGAGGCCGATCTCAAACTATCACCGGATCAGATCCGGGAAACCTTAAACTATTTCC TTCTATGTAGCGACCGTGTGAGCCAAATGACCAAGACTTACGATGATATAGAAGCGGTGACAAGGCTTCTGGAAGAG aaagaaaaaGACCTAGAACTGACCGCCCGCATAGGCAAAGAGCTTTTGCAGAGCAACAACAAATTAGAAAATACTATCGCCTACTTGGAGAACGATCACAGGGCCGCTCTAGAGAAAATCACCCAGCTAACACATGAGTGTCAAAAGAAGACCGAACTCATCCAAATACTCACCAATGACATGGACGATGCCTGCTACGAGATGGCGTCGAATACTGGGAAAGTGAACCTGGAACTGCTCAACAAGAAAATAT CAAATCTGCAGGACGAGAATAAGCAGTTGAAGGTGGAATTCCACCGGTTAGCTCAGGATACCAGGGACGTGGAGAATCAGGAGAGGAGGTTGCTAAGCGATCTAACGGGACAGTTGT CCTGTGCCAATTCCAGCATGGGGTACCTGGAGGGCGAGATCGACCGTCTGAAGGACGAGACGAGGGTGCAGCAGGACCTCATACAGTCGCTGCAGGACCAGCTGAAGATCAACGAGGAGAGGTTTGTGAAG TGTCTGGGCGACAACGAAGAACTGAGCAGCCTGCTGCAGATCACGAAAGACAACCAGGGCTCCCTGGCCATCGAGCTGTCCGAGTTCAAGGCGCGCTACTACGAGGTCCACAACCTCCTGCAGGACGCACAAGAGCAGATCAGGAAGCTGCGCAAGAAGCAACAGCCCGGCGCGAGGATCTCGTTCTTCTCGTCGCTGGGCGCTGCTTCTGGCGTCGCGCCGTTCGATAGTTTGCACAACGAGCTGGAGATGTCGCTGCATTCGGAGCTGAGCGCAGACTCGGGAATATCTGAGTCGGT TCCCCAATACAAGAAGGTCTTCGAGACGGTGCGATGCGcctccaggagctccctgagcAGCCAGGACAGCGGCACCGGCAGCGCCATCATCCACCCAACTCTGGGCGGCACCATAAGCAGCTCCAGCGTGGCCGCAGGCTACGGCGGTTCAGGTCCCAGGATGAGCTTCAAGACCCAGACTGCGTCCGACCTTAGACGGTCCTCCGGTTCTATCTACAACAACAGCTCGCTCGGCTACCCCAGCCTGGAGTCCTCGGTGACCAGCCAGTCTGACACGGAGTTCGGCCTGGTGTCGGATTCTGACGAAGGATATCCGGCCGGCCAGTCCAAGGGGATCCCCGGAATACCGGGCGCCACTGACATAGAGGCGGCTTTGAAGAGGTTGACGCCCGGAGAGGTGTTGGCCAGGAGGTCGAACCTGCAGTTCGGACCCGCCTTTGGAGG atacgaTGGAGAAACAAGTGTGCCTTTCGGCTGTCGAACACCGGACAGCCTGATGTCGACTGGCTCTGGTCACTACCGTGGATGGAAGTTGCCTGAGAAGCTGCAGATCGTGAAACCGATGGAGGGATCTTTGACCCTACACCACTGGTCCCAGTTGGCCCAACCCAGCTTTGCCGGTCTCTTGGAAGAGAGACCCGGAGTTAAAGTCAG GGGTGGTAAAGAATTGGAAGAACTCGGGCTGGAATCGTACGGTCTGGAAGATCTGGAGGAGGACGAGGAATATTCGAATCCAGGAAAGATATTCGATTCCTCCGCGCCCACCTACACGATGACCACGAGCATGGTGATGCACCCCGACGACGGGACTTTCATAACGCCCAGTAACAGGACGAGCAGAGTCACTTCCGTCTGTTCGAGCATCCAGAATTCGCCCCCGCAAACTCCCATGCTCAGCAGAAGGAACTCCTGCAGCACCTTTTCCACCACCTTTGGCCTTGCGAAGATGCTGAATGAAAGAG GTATAAAAGCCGTCACCCCGTCTGCTATCAACAGTCCAAGTGGCCCCAATAGTTTCACACCAACAGCGACGCCTTGCAATAGTCCAGATGCTAGTCCTGATCATTCTAGAAGCAGCTCACCCGAACGACAACCGGAAGCCTTCAGTTTACCTCAGCTGATACTGAGCTCTGTGCCGCAATTCCTCAGGGATTCTATGGGCGGTGGGGTGAAGAAGAAGACTTCCTTCCGAGCCAGCAGGAGAGGCAAAAAAGCTGAG aGCATCGTAGGTAGGATAGAGAGAATCGGCATTTCCAACCTGATGGGAAATCCCGGATCCCTGTCCATAACAGCTGGAATGTACGCCAGACCCGGCCTCAATAGTCCAATGGCCCAACTAACTTGTCTCTTGCCAAGTAAAAGTACTGAAAATCTATCTCATATTGGCAATAAGGTTCCTCCTAGTGTACATTCGGCGCCGGCACCTGCCCCAA GCGACAGTGGAATGGGCGTGCCAGGACGTCCTGGTAGCGGAGCCCTGAGCAGACGCTTGGAACAACTGAATTCCCGGAAGCAGCGAAGAGCCAACGGAGTCACAAGGCCGGATCTGGGTACCGTGTCCACTTCGAAAACTCCAGAAGAACAAACCCCGCCAGGTGGATGTTCGACGTTGGGTACGTTGAGTTCACTGTTGTTTGGTCGTAAAGGCGGTTTATTTTGA
- the LOC123680362 gene encoding trafficking kinesin-binding protein milt isoform X3 codes for MNWMGSKVKMNAKCELCSREALPEVEIISLLEEQIPKYKLRADTLTKFGGYENQDWFIPSPALQVDEADLKLSPDQIRETLNYFLLCSDRVSQMTKTYDDIEAVTRLLEEKEKDLELTARIGKELLQSNNKLENTIAYLENDHRAALEKITQLTHECQKKTELIQILTNDMDDACYEMASNTGKVNLELLNKKISNLQDENKQLKVEFHRLAQDTRDVENQERRLLSDLTGQLSCANSSMGYLEGEIDRLKDETRVQQDLIQSLQDQLKINEERFVKCLGDNEELSSLLQITKDNQGSLAIELSEFKARYYEVHNLLQDAQEQIRKLRKKQQPGARISFFSSLGAASGVAPFDSLHNELEMSLHSELSADSGISESVPQYKKVFETVRCASRSSLSSQDSGTGSAIIHPTLGGTISSSSVAAGYGGSGPRMSFKTQTASDLRRSSGSIYNNSSLGYPSLESSVTSQSDTEFGLVSDSDEGYPAGQSKGIPGIPGATDIEAALKRLTPGEVLARRSNLQFGPAFGGYDGETSVPFGCRTPDSLMSTGSGHYRGWKLPEKLQIVKPMEGSLTLHHWSQLAQPSFAGLLEERPGVKVRGGKELEELGLESYGLEDLEEDEEYSNPGKIFDSSAPTYTMTTSMVMHPDDGTFITPSNRTSRVTSVCSSIQNSPPQTPMLSRRNSCSTFSTTFGLAKMLNERGIKAVTPSAINSPSGPNSFTPTATPCNSPDASPDHSRSSSPERQPEAFSLPQLILSSVPQFLRDSMGGGVKKKTSFRASRRGKKAESIVGRIERIGISNLMGNPGSLSITAGMYARPGLNSPMAQLTCLLPSKSTENLSHIGNKVPPSVHSAPAPAPSDSGMGVPGRPGSGALSRRLEQLNSRKQRRANGVTRPDLGTVSTSKTPEEQTPPGGCSTLGTLSSLLFGRKGGLF; via the exons gaTACGAGAATCAGGACTGGTTCATTCCATCTCCGGCCTTGCAAGTGGACGAGGCCGATCTCAAACTATCACCGGATCAGATCCGGGAAACCTTAAACTATTTCC TTCTATGTAGCGACCGTGTGAGCCAAATGACCAAGACTTACGATGATATAGAAGCGGTGACAAGGCTTCTGGAAGAG aaagaaaaaGACCTAGAACTGACCGCCCGCATAGGCAAAGAGCTTTTGCAGAGCAACAACAAATTAGAAAATACTATCGCCTACTTGGAGAACGATCACAGGGCCGCTCTAGAGAAAATCACCCAGCTAACACATGAGTGTCAAAAGAAGACCGAACTCATCCAAATACTCACCAATGACATGGACGATGCCTGCTACGAGATGGCGTCGAATACTGGGAAAGTGAACCTGGAACTGCTCAACAAGAAAATAT CAAATCTGCAGGACGAGAATAAGCAGTTGAAGGTGGAATTCCACCGGTTAGCTCAGGATACCAGGGACGTGGAGAATCAGGAGAGGAGGTTGCTAAGCGATCTAACGGGACAGTTGT CCTGTGCCAATTCCAGCATGGGGTACCTGGAGGGCGAGATCGACCGTCTGAAGGACGAGACGAGGGTGCAGCAGGACCTCATACAGTCGCTGCAGGACCAGCTGAAGATCAACGAGGAGAGGTTTGTGAAG TGTCTGGGCGACAACGAAGAACTGAGCAGCCTGCTGCAGATCACGAAAGACAACCAGGGCTCCCTGGCCATCGAGCTGTCCGAGTTCAAGGCGCGCTACTACGAGGTCCACAACCTCCTGCAGGACGCACAAGAGCAGATCAGGAAGCTGCGCAAGAAGCAACAGCCCGGCGCGAGGATCTCGTTCTTCTCGTCGCTGGGCGCTGCTTCTGGCGTCGCGCCGTTCGATAGTTTGCACAACGAGCTGGAGATGTCGCTGCATTCGGAGCTGAGCGCAGACTCGGGAATATCTGAGTCGGT TCCCCAATACAAGAAGGTCTTCGAGACGGTGCGATGCGcctccaggagctccctgagcAGCCAGGACAGCGGCACCGGCAGCGCCATCATCCACCCAACTCTGGGCGGCACCATAAGCAGCTCCAGCGTGGCCGCAGGCTACGGCGGTTCAGGTCCCAGGATGAGCTTCAAGACCCAGACTGCGTCCGACCTTAGACGGTCCTCCGGTTCTATCTACAACAACAGCTCGCTCGGCTACCCCAGCCTGGAGTCCTCGGTGACCAGCCAGTCTGACACGGAGTTCGGCCTGGTGTCGGATTCTGACGAAGGATATCCGGCCGGCCAGTCCAAGGGGATCCCCGGAATACCGGGCGCCACTGACATAGAGGCGGCTTTGAAGAGGTTGACGCCCGGAGAGGTGTTGGCCAGGAGGTCGAACCTGCAGTTCGGACCCGCCTTTGGAGG atacgaTGGAGAAACAAGTGTGCCTTTCGGCTGTCGAACACCGGACAGCCTGATGTCGACTGGCTCTGGTCACTACCGTGGATGGAAGTTGCCTGAGAAGCTGCAGATCGTGAAACCGATGGAGGGATCTTTGACCCTACACCACTGGTCCCAGTTGGCCCAACCCAGCTTTGCCGGTCTCTTGGAAGAGAGACCCGGAGTTAAAGTCAG GGGTGGTAAAGAATTGGAAGAACTCGGGCTGGAATCGTACGGTCTGGAAGATCTGGAGGAGGACGAGGAATATTCGAATCCAGGAAAGATATTCGATTCCTCCGCGCCCACCTACACGATGACCACGAGCATGGTGATGCACCCCGACGACGGGACTTTCATAACGCCCAGTAACAGGACGAGCAGAGTCACTTCCGTCTGTTCGAGCATCCAGAATTCGCCCCCGCAAACTCCCATGCTCAGCAGAAGGAACTCCTGCAGCACCTTTTCCACCACCTTTGGCCTTGCGAAGATGCTGAATGAAAGAG GTATAAAAGCCGTCACCCCGTCTGCTATCAACAGTCCAAGTGGCCCCAATAGTTTCACACCAACAGCGACGCCTTGCAATAGTCCAGATGCTAGTCCTGATCATTCTAGAAGCAGCTCACCCGAACGACAACCGGAAGCCTTCAGTTTACCTCAGCTGATACTGAGCTCTGTGCCGCAATTCCTCAGGGATTCTATGGGCGGTGGGGTGAAGAAGAAGACTTCCTTCCGAGCCAGCAGGAGAGGCAAAAAAGCTGAG aGCATCGTAGGTAGGATAGAGAGAATCGGCATTTCCAACCTGATGGGAAATCCCGGATCCCTGTCCATAACAGCTGGAATGTACGCCAGACCCGGCCTCAATAGTCCAATGGCCCAACTAACTTGTCTCTTGCCAAGTAAAAGTACTGAAAATCTATCTCATATTGGCAATAAGGTTCCTCCTAGTGTACATTCGGCGCCGGCACCTGCCCCAA GCGACAGTGGAATGGGCGTGCCAGGACGTCCTGGTAGCGGAGCCCTGAGCAGACGCTTGGAACAACTGAATTCCCGGAAGCAGCGAAGAGCCAACGGAGTCACAAGGCCGGATCTGGGTACCGTGTCCACTTCGAAAACTCCAGAAGAACAAACCCCGCCAGGTGGATGTTCGACGTTGGGTACGTTGAGTTCACTGTTGTTTGGTCGTAAAGGCGGTTTATTTTGA
- the LOC123680362 gene encoding trafficking kinesin-binding protein milt isoform X5 → MTKTYDDIEAVTRLLEEKEKDLELTARIGKELLQSNNKLENTIAYLENDHRAALEKITQLTHECQKKTELIQILTNDMDDACYEMASNTGKVNLELLNKKISNLQDENKQLKVEFHRLAQDTRDVENQERRLLSDLTGQLSCANSSMGYLEGEIDRLKDETRVQQDLIQSLQDQLKINEERFVKCLGDNEELSSLLQITKDNQGSLAIELSEFKARYYEVHNLLQDAQEQIRKLRKKQQPGARISFFSSLGAASGVAPFDSLHNELEMSLHSELSADSGISESVPQYKKVFETVRCASRSSLSSQDSGTGSAIIHPTLGGTISSSSVAAGYGGSGPRMSFKTQTASDLRRSSGSIYNNSSLGYPSLESSVTSQSDTEFGLVSDSDEGYPAGQSKGIPGIPGATDIEAALKRLTPGEVLARRSNLQFGPAFGGYDGETSVPFGCRTPDSLMSTGSGHYRGWKLPEKLQIVKPMEGSLTLHHWSQLAQPSFAGLLEERPGVKVRGGKELEELGLESYGLEDLEEDEEYSNPGKIFDSSAPTYTMTTSMVMHPDDGTFITPSNRTSRVTSVCSSIQNSPPQTPMLSRRNSCSTFSTTFGLAKMLNERGIKAVTPSAINSPSGPNSFTPTATPCNSPDASPDHSRSSSPERQPEAFSLPQLILSSVPQFLRDSMGGGVKKKTSFRASRRGKKAESIVGRIERIGISNLMGNPGSLSITAGMYARPGLNSPMAQLTCLLPSKSTENLSHIGNKVPPSVHSAPAPAPSDSGMGVPGRPGSGALSRRLEQLNSRKQRRANGVTRPDLGTVSTSKTPEEQTPPGGCSTLGTLSSLLFGRKGGLF, encoded by the exons ATGACCAAGACTTACGATGATATAGAAGCGGTGACAAGGCTTCTGGAAGAG aaagaaaaaGACCTAGAACTGACCGCCCGCATAGGCAAAGAGCTTTTGCAGAGCAACAACAAATTAGAAAATACTATCGCCTACTTGGAGAACGATCACAGGGCCGCTCTAGAGAAAATCACCCAGCTAACACATGAGTGTCAAAAGAAGACCGAACTCATCCAAATACTCACCAATGACATGGACGATGCCTGCTACGAGATGGCGTCGAATACTGGGAAAGTGAACCTGGAACTGCTCAACAAGAAAATAT CAAATCTGCAGGACGAGAATAAGCAGTTGAAGGTGGAATTCCACCGGTTAGCTCAGGATACCAGGGACGTGGAGAATCAGGAGAGGAGGTTGCTAAGCGATCTAACGGGACAGTTGT CCTGTGCCAATTCCAGCATGGGGTACCTGGAGGGCGAGATCGACCGTCTGAAGGACGAGACGAGGGTGCAGCAGGACCTCATACAGTCGCTGCAGGACCAGCTGAAGATCAACGAGGAGAGGTTTGTGAAG TGTCTGGGCGACAACGAAGAACTGAGCAGCCTGCTGCAGATCACGAAAGACAACCAGGGCTCCCTGGCCATCGAGCTGTCCGAGTTCAAGGCGCGCTACTACGAGGTCCACAACCTCCTGCAGGACGCACAAGAGCAGATCAGGAAGCTGCGCAAGAAGCAACAGCCCGGCGCGAGGATCTCGTTCTTCTCGTCGCTGGGCGCTGCTTCTGGCGTCGCGCCGTTCGATAGTTTGCACAACGAGCTGGAGATGTCGCTGCATTCGGAGCTGAGCGCAGACTCGGGAATATCTGAGTCGGT TCCCCAATACAAGAAGGTCTTCGAGACGGTGCGATGCGcctccaggagctccctgagcAGCCAGGACAGCGGCACCGGCAGCGCCATCATCCACCCAACTCTGGGCGGCACCATAAGCAGCTCCAGCGTGGCCGCAGGCTACGGCGGTTCAGGTCCCAGGATGAGCTTCAAGACCCAGACTGCGTCCGACCTTAGACGGTCCTCCGGTTCTATCTACAACAACAGCTCGCTCGGCTACCCCAGCCTGGAGTCCTCGGTGACCAGCCAGTCTGACACGGAGTTCGGCCTGGTGTCGGATTCTGACGAAGGATATCCGGCCGGCCAGTCCAAGGGGATCCCCGGAATACCGGGCGCCACTGACATAGAGGCGGCTTTGAAGAGGTTGACGCCCGGAGAGGTGTTGGCCAGGAGGTCGAACCTGCAGTTCGGACCCGCCTTTGGAGG atacgaTGGAGAAACAAGTGTGCCTTTCGGCTGTCGAACACCGGACAGCCTGATGTCGACTGGCTCTGGTCACTACCGTGGATGGAAGTTGCCTGAGAAGCTGCAGATCGTGAAACCGATGGAGGGATCTTTGACCCTACACCACTGGTCCCAGTTGGCCCAACCCAGCTTTGCCGGTCTCTTGGAAGAGAGACCCGGAGTTAAAGTCAG GGGTGGTAAAGAATTGGAAGAACTCGGGCTGGAATCGTACGGTCTGGAAGATCTGGAGGAGGACGAGGAATATTCGAATCCAGGAAAGATATTCGATTCCTCCGCGCCCACCTACACGATGACCACGAGCATGGTGATGCACCCCGACGACGGGACTTTCATAACGCCCAGTAACAGGACGAGCAGAGTCACTTCCGTCTGTTCGAGCATCCAGAATTCGCCCCCGCAAACTCCCATGCTCAGCAGAAGGAACTCCTGCAGCACCTTTTCCACCACCTTTGGCCTTGCGAAGATGCTGAATGAAAGAG GTATAAAAGCCGTCACCCCGTCTGCTATCAACAGTCCAAGTGGCCCCAATAGTTTCACACCAACAGCGACGCCTTGCAATAGTCCAGATGCTAGTCCTGATCATTCTAGAAGCAGCTCACCCGAACGACAACCGGAAGCCTTCAGTTTACCTCAGCTGATACTGAGCTCTGTGCCGCAATTCCTCAGGGATTCTATGGGCGGTGGGGTGAAGAAGAAGACTTCCTTCCGAGCCAGCAGGAGAGGCAAAAAAGCTGAG aGCATCGTAGGTAGGATAGAGAGAATCGGCATTTCCAACCTGATGGGAAATCCCGGATCCCTGTCCATAACAGCTGGAATGTACGCCAGACCCGGCCTCAATAGTCCAATGGCCCAACTAACTTGTCTCTTGCCAAGTAAAAGTACTGAAAATCTATCTCATATTGGCAATAAGGTTCCTCCTAGTGTACATTCGGCGCCGGCACCTGCCCCAA GCGACAGTGGAATGGGCGTGCCAGGACGTCCTGGTAGCGGAGCCCTGAGCAGACGCTTGGAACAACTGAATTCCCGGAAGCAGCGAAGAGCCAACGGAGTCACAAGGCCGGATCTGGGTACCGTGTCCACTTCGAAAACTCCAGAAGAACAAACCCCGCCAGGTGGATGTTCGACGTTGGGTACGTTGAGTTCACTGTTGTTTGGTCGTAAAGGCGGTTTATTTTGA
- the LOC123680362 gene encoding trafficking kinesin-binding protein milt isoform X4, with amino-acid sequence MSIYIHTPELCSREALPEVEIISLLEEQIPKYKLRADTLTKFGGYENQDWFIPSPALQVDEADLKLSPDQIRETLNYFLLCSDRVSQMTKTYDDIEAVTRLLEEKEKDLELTARIGKELLQSNNKLENTIAYLENDHRAALEKITQLTHECQKKTELIQILTNDMDDACYEMASNTGKVNLELLNKKISNLQDENKQLKVEFHRLAQDTRDVENQERRLLSDLTGQLSCANSSMGYLEGEIDRLKDETRVQQDLIQSLQDQLKINEERFVKCLGDNEELSSLLQITKDNQGSLAIELSEFKARYYEVHNLLQDAQEQIRKLRKKQQPGARISFFSSLGAASGVAPFDSLHNELEMSLHSELSADSGISESVPQYKKVFETVRCASRSSLSSQDSGTGSAIIHPTLGGTISSSSVAAGYGGSGPRMSFKTQTASDLRRSSGSIYNNSSLGYPSLESSVTSQSDTEFGLVSDSDEGYPAGQSKGIPGIPGATDIEAALKRLTPGEVLARRSNLQFGPAFGGYDGETSVPFGCRTPDSLMSTGSGHYRGWKLPEKLQIVKPMEGSLTLHHWSQLAQPSFAGLLEERPGVKVRGGKELEELGLESYGLEDLEEDEEYSNPGKIFDSSAPTYTMTTSMVMHPDDGTFITPSNRTSRVTSVCSSIQNSPPQTPMLSRRNSCSTFSTTFGLAKMLNERGIKAVTPSAINSPSGPNSFTPTATPCNSPDASPDHSRSSSPERQPEAFSLPQLILSSVPQFLRDSMGGGVKKKTSFRASRRGKKAESIVGRIERIGISNLMGNPGSLSITAGMYARPGLNSPMAQLTCLLPSKSTENLSHIGNKVPPSVHSAPAPAPSDSGMGVPGRPGSGALSRRLEQLNSRKQRRANGVTRPDLGTVSTSKTPEEQTPPGGCSTLGTLSSLLFGRKGGLF; translated from the exons gaTACGAGAATCAGGACTGGTTCATTCCATCTCCGGCCTTGCAAGTGGACGAGGCCGATCTCAAACTATCACCGGATCAGATCCGGGAAACCTTAAACTATTTCC TTCTATGTAGCGACCGTGTGAGCCAAATGACCAAGACTTACGATGATATAGAAGCGGTGACAAGGCTTCTGGAAGAG aaagaaaaaGACCTAGAACTGACCGCCCGCATAGGCAAAGAGCTTTTGCAGAGCAACAACAAATTAGAAAATACTATCGCCTACTTGGAGAACGATCACAGGGCCGCTCTAGAGAAAATCACCCAGCTAACACATGAGTGTCAAAAGAAGACCGAACTCATCCAAATACTCACCAATGACATGGACGATGCCTGCTACGAGATGGCGTCGAATACTGGGAAAGTGAACCTGGAACTGCTCAACAAGAAAATAT CAAATCTGCAGGACGAGAATAAGCAGTTGAAGGTGGAATTCCACCGGTTAGCTCAGGATACCAGGGACGTGGAGAATCAGGAGAGGAGGTTGCTAAGCGATCTAACGGGACAGTTGT CCTGTGCCAATTCCAGCATGGGGTACCTGGAGGGCGAGATCGACCGTCTGAAGGACGAGACGAGGGTGCAGCAGGACCTCATACAGTCGCTGCAGGACCAGCTGAAGATCAACGAGGAGAGGTTTGTGAAG TGTCTGGGCGACAACGAAGAACTGAGCAGCCTGCTGCAGATCACGAAAGACAACCAGGGCTCCCTGGCCATCGAGCTGTCCGAGTTCAAGGCGCGCTACTACGAGGTCCACAACCTCCTGCAGGACGCACAAGAGCAGATCAGGAAGCTGCGCAAGAAGCAACAGCCCGGCGCGAGGATCTCGTTCTTCTCGTCGCTGGGCGCTGCTTCTGGCGTCGCGCCGTTCGATAGTTTGCACAACGAGCTGGAGATGTCGCTGCATTCGGAGCTGAGCGCAGACTCGGGAATATCTGAGTCGGT TCCCCAATACAAGAAGGTCTTCGAGACGGTGCGATGCGcctccaggagctccctgagcAGCCAGGACAGCGGCACCGGCAGCGCCATCATCCACCCAACTCTGGGCGGCACCATAAGCAGCTCCAGCGTGGCCGCAGGCTACGGCGGTTCAGGTCCCAGGATGAGCTTCAAGACCCAGACTGCGTCCGACCTTAGACGGTCCTCCGGTTCTATCTACAACAACAGCTCGCTCGGCTACCCCAGCCTGGAGTCCTCGGTGACCAGCCAGTCTGACACGGAGTTCGGCCTGGTGTCGGATTCTGACGAAGGATATCCGGCCGGCCAGTCCAAGGGGATCCCCGGAATACCGGGCGCCACTGACATAGAGGCGGCTTTGAAGAGGTTGACGCCCGGAGAGGTGTTGGCCAGGAGGTCGAACCTGCAGTTCGGACCCGCCTTTGGAGG atacgaTGGAGAAACAAGTGTGCCTTTCGGCTGTCGAACACCGGACAGCCTGATGTCGACTGGCTCTGGTCACTACCGTGGATGGAAGTTGCCTGAGAAGCTGCAGATCGTGAAACCGATGGAGGGATCTTTGACCCTACACCACTGGTCCCAGTTGGCCCAACCCAGCTTTGCCGGTCTCTTGGAAGAGAGACCCGGAGTTAAAGTCAG GGGTGGTAAAGAATTGGAAGAACTCGGGCTGGAATCGTACGGTCTGGAAGATCTGGAGGAGGACGAGGAATATTCGAATCCAGGAAAGATATTCGATTCCTCCGCGCCCACCTACACGATGACCACGAGCATGGTGATGCACCCCGACGACGGGACTTTCATAACGCCCAGTAACAGGACGAGCAGAGTCACTTCCGTCTGTTCGAGCATCCAGAATTCGCCCCCGCAAACTCCCATGCTCAGCAGAAGGAACTCCTGCAGCACCTTTTCCACCACCTTTGGCCTTGCGAAGATGCTGAATGAAAGAG GTATAAAAGCCGTCACCCCGTCTGCTATCAACAGTCCAAGTGGCCCCAATAGTTTCACACCAACAGCGACGCCTTGCAATAGTCCAGATGCTAGTCCTGATCATTCTAGAAGCAGCTCACCCGAACGACAACCGGAAGCCTTCAGTTTACCTCAGCTGATACTGAGCTCTGTGCCGCAATTCCTCAGGGATTCTATGGGCGGTGGGGTGAAGAAGAAGACTTCCTTCCGAGCCAGCAGGAGAGGCAAAAAAGCTGAG aGCATCGTAGGTAGGATAGAGAGAATCGGCATTTCCAACCTGATGGGAAATCCCGGATCCCTGTCCATAACAGCTGGAATGTACGCCAGACCCGGCCTCAATAGTCCAATGGCCCAACTAACTTGTCTCTTGCCAAGTAAAAGTACTGAAAATCTATCTCATATTGGCAATAAGGTTCCTCCTAGTGTACATTCGGCGCCGGCACCTGCCCCAA GCGACAGTGGAATGGGCGTGCCAGGACGTCCTGGTAGCGGAGCCCTGAGCAGACGCTTGGAACAACTGAATTCCCGGAAGCAGCGAAGAGCCAACGGAGTCACAAGGCCGGATCTGGGTACCGTGTCCACTTCGAAAACTCCAGAAGAACAAACCCCGCCAGGTGGATGTTCGACGTTGGGTACGTTGAGTTCACTGTTGTTTGGTCGTAAAGGCGGTTTATTTTGA